One part of the Marinobacter sp. M3C genome encodes these proteins:
- a CDS encoding DoxX family protein translates to MLANTDLGKLIIRLTLGGLLLFHGVDKLMNGVGFIEAQLVSHNLPAFLAWGVIIGEVLAPLMIILGFHTRIGALLIVANMLVALALVHSHQLMMLSSNGGLQLELQFFFLMSAAAVFFFGSGRYTVRN, encoded by the coding sequence ATGCTTGCCAATACCGATCTTGGAAAACTGATTATCCGCCTCACCCTGGGCGGTCTGCTGCTGTTTCACGGCGTGGATAAACTGATGAATGGCGTGGGCTTTATTGAAGCCCAGTTAGTCAGCCACAACCTTCCGGCGTTCCTTGCCTGGGGCGTGATTATTGGCGAAGTTCTTGCCCCGCTGATGATTATTCTGGGTTTTCATACCCGCATAGGCGCCTTGCTGATTGTCGCAAACATGTTGGTGGCCCTGGCCTTGGTGCACAGCCACCAATTAATGATGCTCAGTAGCAACGGCGGATTACAGCTAGAACTGCAGTTTTTCTTTCTGATGAGTGCGGCGGCGGTTTTTTTCTTCGGCTCCGGCCGTTATACCGTCCGCAACTGA